TCAATCGGCTTTTCCACGGTCCCGTGCGGAGACGTTTTGGTTGTCGAGCCAAGGTCACTCGTTGGTGACGCCTGCCCTGTCGTGAGGCCGTAAATGTGATTGTCCATGACGATGTACGTGATGTCTACGTTTCGACGCATGGCATGAACAAAATGCCCCATCCCGATACCAAACCCGTCACCGTCACCGCCTGCGGCAAGCACAGTCAGATGACGATTTGCCAGTTTTACAGCTTGCGCGGTCGGCAGTGACCTTCCGTGCAGCGAATGGAGACCATAACCACCAAAGTGCTGCGACATTTTTCCGGAGCACCCGATTCCGGAAATTACAGCGACATTTTCAGGTTCAAGTCCAAGTGCCACCGCTGCGCGCTGCATGGCGTTGAGTACGCCAAAGTCGCCGCAGCCAGGGCACCAAGTCGGTTTTTCAGCCTTGAAGTCCTTCATTGTTGACATTATTGCAGCACCCCCATCGGAAAGACCTGCTTCGCGCGTTCGAGTACTTCGTGGACATACAGCGGATCGCCATTATATTTTAGCCCGTTAAACAGTACCTGGTGATAGCCCGCTTGCTGTCGAATCACATTTGCCAGTTGACCTTGCTGATTGAGTTCCACAACGAGGGCGCGTTCTACGCCATCCATGGCCTTTGTGAAATCATCGAGCGGGAACGGGGCAACGCGTGAAAAGTGAATATGTTTGACCTTTAAGCCGCTTTGTACGAGTTGTTCCCTCGCCTCTTCCAGCAGGCCGTAGGTGCTGCCAAAGCCTACCAAGGCAAATGGAGCATCTGTTTTGCCATCGACACTGACGCCGCTTGTGTGGCTGAAATCGCCTAGTTTGCGTTGCCGCTTGTCGGCTTGGGCTTGGCGGATATACTGCTCCTCCACCTCTAGACCAATGCCATTGTGCTCGTTGCCAAGTGCAACAAACCGGCCATTCTTCTGGCCCGGTACACTGCGCGGAGACACGCCATCAGACACGGTATCATCATAGCGGAGGAACGCGCCAGATTCCAAGGCCAGCAAGGCCTCGTCGGACATACGTTTGCCCTGCTCGTTGGAGAGCGTGTCGATAGGAAAGCGGTCAATGGACTGGGACGACATGCCCATGTAAAGGTCTGTCAGGACAATCACAGGCATCTGATATTTCTCGGCCAAGTGGAATGCGTCAGCCGTATGCCCGAAGCACTCTTCGACGGTCCTCGGGGTCAACACGATGCGTTGTATCTCGCCGTGTGTACCGTAAAGAGCTTCGTTCAGGTCACTTTGTTCAGTCTTCGTGGGCAATCCTGTGGATGGCCCGCTGCGCTGTACGTCGACAATGACAAGCGGGGTCTCCGACATGCCAGCGAGTCCAAGCGCTTCCATCATGAGTGAAAAACCTGGGCCTGAGGTCGAAGTCATCGCTGGCACACCGGCAAAGTTGGCGCCAATTGCCATGTTGACAGCAGCAATTTCATCTTCGGCCTGTACGACGATACCGCCGTGCTTTGGCATCTCCGCAATCATCCAGTACATGATTTCCGTTGCTGGCGTAATCGGATAAGCTGCGAGGAATCTGCATCCGCCTGCCAGCGCGCCGAAACCTGCGGCTTGATTGCCGGAGACGTAAAAATGGTTGTCTGCAGAAGGCTTTGAGGTCGGTTTTGGCATCGGAATGTGCGCGTTGTAGTGCTCTTGGTAGTAGTTGAACCCCTCGCGAACAGCTTTCAAATTGGCCTCGACGACCTTGGCTCCCTTTTTGCCAAACTTGTCTTCAATGACCGAGTGAAAGAGTTCCGGGTCCATCTCATGAACCGCTGCCGTGACGCCAATGGAGACCATATTTTTCATGATGGCTCCACCCGCCTGCTTGGCAATCTCTGTTAGTGGGACTTGGCAGAGATGAACGTTCAGGTGTTCAGGAATGGTCGCTTCAAACGAAGCTCCGTCGTAAACAACTACTGCCCCGTCAGCCAATTCTCGCCAGTTCTCATCAATCGTCTTTTGGTCAAAAGCAATGAGCACGTGGACCAAGTCACCATGGTGCCGAACCAGCTCATCCGCGACACGGATCTTGTAATTCGTATGGCCACCTTTGATGAGGGACATAAAGTGACGGTACGTGAAAACGTAATAGCCCATACGGTGCAAGGCGATGGCGTAGATATCACCAGTGCTGTCGATACCTTCGCCCTGTTTCCCGCCTACTTTCCAACCGCAGTCCTGCATGCCAACCCCTCCTCGACACAGATAATAATGCGCACAGTAGAAACGCATAAGTTCCAGAGCAACCATTTGCGGACGCATATCAGACCACTGGCTAAAACACGTGTTATCGTCCGTTTTAGTAGTCGTGATAGTCAACATGGGCCATTAAATCTGGTTCCACCGATCCCAAACAAGCCCGTAGTTCGTCAAGATTGTCCTGAAACCGCTTTCCACATGCGTTTTAATAATCAGAATTCTAACATACTTTAAATTGAAAAGTCACTAAACAGTTATGCAATTCGAACAGAAACAGTTTCCGATTATCGCCGTTCGTTTCGCGAAGTGTGTATGAATACTGCATTTAGTGAGCGAACTCTGTGTTATAACAGTTCATGATGAACATCAATACAGCTGCCATTTTGACGGAGCTGTGAATCATTCATGTGATTGACCGGCCCGGATTGAAGCTGTATGTTGAATCTGAAGCAACTCAATATTTGAGATAGAAAAGGGTGTGGTAATCATGTTTTGGTTCCGACGCCGTTATTGCCCCGTCCCAGCTCCATTTCGCTGGCTCTTGCTTCTCTTCGGGGTAAAGTACATCTCCAAATCCCGACTGTCCGAGGAAGAACGTGAGGAATACCGTGACAAAGCTCGCCGCTTTCGGAGTAAATTCCGCGAAGCGCTCGCAGTGTGGGATGAAGAGCCAACTGACACCAAACCGACGGAGTAAGTGGGGAACGCGAACCCTGGCGCACACCAGACTAACATGTAGAGCGTAAGCGGACAACACAACAAGCGCGAGCCGTTGCAGCAGTGCAATGGCGTGACGCCAGGGTAGCAGAATCCGCAGTTACAGATAGGAGAAGTCTCTGTGTGGCGACAAATCACGAGGTCCCTTCGTATCTTTTTGTTGGCTTTGTCGTTTCTGCTTGATTACCGCAGGATACGACGGGCCCGCAGAAGGTTGTCTGGTGCCAGACTCGAAGAGGCAGAAGCCCGCGTCTACGCCCGCTCAGGCGCGCGTGTTCGGCGGGCTGCCTTGC
The Alicyclobacillus curvatus genome window above contains:
- a CDS encoding 2-oxoacid:ferredoxin oxidoreductase subunit beta, which gives rise to MSTMKDFKAEKPTWCPGCGDFGVLNAMQRAAVALGLEPENVAVISGIGCSGKMSQHFGGYGLHSLHGRSLPTAQAVKLANRHLTVLAAGGDGDGFGIGMGHFVHAMRRNVDITYIVMDNHIYGLTTGQASPTSDLGSTTKTSPHGTVEKPIEPLQLALSERCGFIAQGFSGDTKHLAQLIEQAILHRGFSFVNVFSPCVTFNKVNTYESYKGGLVNLDEDETYDKTDRFLAMKRVSDADNLVVGVVYQDETQPAYDASVYGYPEEPLVHLSQGLEQEEYGRILANFR
- a CDS encoding 2-oxoacid:acceptor oxidoreductase subunit alpha encodes the protein MQDCGWKVGGKQGEGIDSTGDIYAIALHRMGYYVFTYRHFMSLIKGGHTNYKIRVADELVRHHGDLVHVLIAFDQKTIDENWRELADGAVVVYDGASFEATIPEHLNVHLCQVPLTEIAKQAGGAIMKNMVSIGVTAAVHEMDPELFHSVIEDKFGKKGAKVVEANLKAVREGFNYYQEHYNAHIPMPKPTSKPSADNHFYVSGNQAAGFGALAGGCRFLAAYPITPATEIMYWMIAEMPKHGGIVVQAEDEIAAVNMAIGANFAGVPAMTSTSGPGFSLMMEALGLAGMSETPLVIVDVQRSGPSTGLPTKTEQSDLNEALYGTHGEIQRIVLTPRTVEECFGHTADAFHLAEKYQMPVIVLTDLYMGMSSQSIDRFPIDTLSNEQGKRMSDEALLALESGAFLRYDDTVSDGVSPRSVPGQKNGRFVALGNEHNGIGLEVEEQYIRQAQADKRQRKLGDFSHTSGVSVDGKTDAPFALVGFGSTYGLLEEAREQLVQSGLKVKHIHFSRVAPFPLDDFTKAMDGVERALVVELNQQGQLANVIRQQAGYHQVLFNGLKYNGDPLYVHEVLERAKQVFPMGVLQ